A portion of the Streptomyces sp. NBC_01335 genome contains these proteins:
- a CDS encoding CGNR zinc finger domain-containing protein, whose product MASTPDDWSTRHSVLATARRAAALVNVLVVEHPGTREVASVLRDFGEAEPIDLTPDDVAGMREAAGLLREVFAAEHADTAAGALDRLLRERTGRLRLTSHGGTGPWHPHLDHDDEAPWEEWFLASSCMALTVLLWDSQQPPGGVCCSPGCRNVFLARGGGSDRRYCSRRCATRERVAAHRRSRSSAESSTTPRQG is encoded by the coding sequence ATGGCATCCACCCCCGACGACTGGTCCACCCGGCACTCCGTACTGGCCACCGCCCGGCGGGCCGCCGCGCTGGTCAACGTCCTCGTCGTCGAACACCCCGGCACCCGCGAAGTCGCCTCCGTACTGCGCGACTTCGGTGAGGCGGAACCCATCGACCTCACCCCCGACGACGTCGCCGGGATGCGCGAGGCCGCCGGACTGCTGCGTGAGGTGTTCGCCGCCGAGCACGCCGACACCGCCGCCGGGGCACTCGACAGACTCCTGCGGGAGCGCACCGGACGGCTCCGGCTGACCTCCCACGGCGGCACCGGCCCGTGGCACCCGCATCTCGACCACGACGACGAAGCCCCGTGGGAGGAGTGGTTCCTCGCCTCGTCGTGCATGGCTCTCACCGTCCTCCTCTGGGACTCCCAACAGCCGCCCGGCGGGGTGTGCTGCTCCCCCGGCTGCCGCAACGTCTTCCTCGCCCGGGGCGGCGGATCCGATCGCCGCTACTGCTCCCGCCGGTGCGCGACCCGCGAACGGGTCGCCGCCCACCGGCGCTCCCGCTCCTCTGCCGAGTCCTCGACCACGCCCCGTCAAGGGTGA
- a CDS encoding MFS transporter → MKRRYPFLVFVAGALAARTGDEMSGPALLLAGYALTGSAAGASSLLAGITVAAVVGGPVLGALLDRAGHPGRVLAGALILYAAGLGAILLGLARAPFAVTLLIAMSAGSAAPALSGGWTAQLPGVVPPDRLPRAGAFDAMTFNAASLAGPALAGGVAAVLGAPAALVVSAVLVGAAIPAAWTLPVPSGPRTPVRAAPLRADLAAGARTIVGRPAPARATLTSALSCTAQGALAACAVPLGERVLGGAGRGPLLLACVSVAALTANAVLARFPPPLAPDTIVWAGALVQAAALALAARAGPTLLVGAVLLAGAGEGPQLTAVFAIRHRESPPRLRGQIFTTGAGVKLTGYALGAAAAGPATTWSLTGTLLLAASVSALAVPAFFAIPSEAPLAPEDR, encoded by the coding sequence ATGAAAAGGCGTTACCCCTTCCTGGTCTTCGTCGCAGGAGCGCTGGCCGCCCGCACCGGCGACGAGATGTCCGGGCCCGCGCTGCTGCTGGCCGGCTACGCCCTGACCGGTTCCGCCGCCGGGGCGTCCTCGCTGCTCGCGGGGATCACCGTCGCCGCCGTGGTGGGCGGGCCGGTGCTGGGAGCGCTGCTCGACCGGGCGGGGCACCCCGGGCGCGTGCTGGCCGGAGCCCTGATCCTGTACGCCGCGGGCCTCGGGGCGATCCTGCTGGGTCTGGCCCGGGCGCCGTTCGCGGTCACCCTCCTGATCGCGATGTCGGCGGGGTCGGCGGCGCCTGCCCTCTCGGGCGGCTGGACGGCTCAACTGCCCGGGGTGGTGCCACCCGACCGCTTGCCCCGGGCCGGAGCCTTCGACGCGATGACGTTCAACGCCGCGAGTCTGGCCGGCCCGGCGCTCGCCGGAGGCGTGGCCGCGGTGCTGGGCGCCCCTGCCGCGCTGGTCGTCTCCGCGGTACTCGTCGGAGCGGCGATTCCCGCCGCGTGGACGCTGCCCGTCCCGTCCGGCCCGCGCACCCCAGTACGGGCGGCTCCGCTCCGGGCCGACCTCGCCGCCGGGGCCCGGACCATCGTCGGCAGACCCGCGCCGGCCCGCGCGACGCTCACCTCGGCGCTGTCCTGTACGGCACAGGGTGCGCTCGCGGCCTGCGCCGTGCCCCTGGGTGAACGTGTCCTGGGCGGAGCCGGCCGGGGACCCCTGCTGCTCGCCTGCGTGTCGGTCGCCGCCCTGACGGCCAACGCGGTCCTCGCGAGATTCCCGCCTCCTCTCGCCCCCGACACGATCGTCTGGGCCGGAGCCCTCGTCCAGGCCGCTGCCCTGGCCCTCGCCGCCCGGGCCGGTCCCACCTTGCTCGTCGGAGCCGTACTCCTGGCTGGAGCAGGCGAAGGCCCGCAGCTCACGGCCGTGTTCGCGATCCGGCACCGCGAATCCCCGCCCCGGCTGCGCGGCCAGATCTTCACCACCGGCGCCGGAGTGAAGCTGACCGGGTACGCCCTGGGGGCGGCCGCCGCCGGGCCGGCGACGACCTGGTCACTGACCGGCACGC
- a CDS encoding TetR/AcrR family transcriptional regulator yields the protein MATGQADPQRRERILAATLDLIADDGVPGVSHRKIAVRAEVPLGSMTYHFDGMDGLLREAFTLFASHIVAVFERHLTGVETVEQAREAVTDLIHTLSEGPRRDLILGQELYTLAARRPEYRELTHAWMLRSRALLERCFDPDTARQVDALIEGMTLHRALDHEPHTRALTREAVARLTADCR from the coding sequence ATGGCGACCGGGCAGGCGGATCCGCAGCGCCGTGAGCGCATCCTCGCCGCGACCCTCGATCTGATCGCGGACGACGGTGTACCCGGCGTCTCGCATCGCAAGATCGCGGTGCGGGCGGAGGTTCCGCTCGGCTCGATGACGTATCACTTCGACGGCATGGACGGGCTGTTGCGCGAGGCGTTCACCCTCTTCGCGAGCCATATCGTGGCCGTCTTCGAGCGCCATCTCACCGGTGTGGAGACCGTCGAGCAGGCCCGGGAGGCGGTCACCGACCTCATTCACACGCTCTCCGAAGGCCCCCGCCGCGACCTGATCCTCGGCCAGGAGCTCTACACCCTCGCCGCCCGCCGGCCCGAGTACCGCGAACTGACCCACGCCTGGATGCTCCGCAGCCGCGCCCTTCTGGAGCGGTGCTTCGACCCGGACACCGCCCGCCAGGTGGACGCGCTGATCGAGGGCATGACCCTGCACCGCGCCCTGGACCACGAGCCGCACACCCGCGCGCTGACACGCGAGGCCGTCGCCCGGCTCACCGCGGACTGCCGATAG
- a CDS encoding sugar O-acetyltransferase: MTTTDHFADDPRTQLERMLAGDLYIADDPEIWQRQKNAMRLMAAYQEAYLSDDGGHGAVLAELLGSVGEGVDLRPPLFVDYGSNISIGARTFVNYHLTALDVARITIGEDCQIGPNVQLLTPTHPVEPQPRRDKLEAALPITIGDNVWLGGGVVVCPGVSIGDNSVIGAGAVVTRDIPAHVVAVGNPARPVRSI, translated from the coding sequence ATGACGACGACGGACCACTTCGCCGACGACCCGCGCACCCAGCTGGAACGCATGCTCGCCGGGGACCTCTACATCGCCGACGACCCCGAGATCTGGCAGCGCCAAAAGAACGCGATGCGGCTGATGGCCGCCTACCAGGAGGCCTACCTCTCGGACGACGGCGGGCACGGTGCCGTCCTGGCGGAGTTGCTCGGCTCGGTGGGCGAGGGCGTCGACCTGCGACCGCCGCTCTTCGTCGACTACGGCAGCAACATCTCCATCGGGGCCCGCACCTTCGTCAACTACCATCTGACCGCCCTGGACGTCGCGCGTATCACCATCGGCGAGGACTGCCAGATCGGCCCGAACGTCCAACTCCTCACCCCCACCCACCCCGTGGAGCCGCAGCCCCGCCGGGACAAGCTGGAAGCGGCGCTCCCCATCACCATCGGGGACAACGTCTGGCTCGGTGGCGGCGTCGTCGTCTGCCCGGGCGTCTCGATCGGCGACAACTCCGTCATCGGCGCAGGAGCCGTGGTCACCAGGGACATCCCCGCCCATGTCGTCGCGGTCGGCAACCCGGCCCGCCCCGTACGCAGCATCTGA